In Thermodesulfovibrionia bacterium, the DNA window AATGGAGCAAAATGGAGCTGCCGTGCCGAAGGACTTGCGGATTACAGATACAACGGTGCAGGGCGTGCATATATCCATCTTCAAAGCTATTCAAGTGGACATGATTACAAAGTTATGCTTAATGCACAGGGAACAGAGGCTACAGGTAACACTCAAGATGGAACACCATTTTCTTGTATTAAGGAAAAATAATACATCAATTAATGGTTTTTATTTGCATTTTAACCATATATAAATCATAACGTTCGCCGGTATGGCAACATTAACAAGCACATAAATCGTAAACATCTTAATTTTTCACAGGAGGCTAAATGTCTATCAAGAAGAAAGTAGCTAAAGTAGCAAAGGCAGTTGAGAAGAAAACGGCTAAGGCAGTTAAGGCAACTGAGAAGAAGGTGGCTAAAGTGGCAAAGGTAGTTGAGAAGAAAACAGCTAAGGTAGTGAAGGTAGCTGAGAAGAAAGTAGCGAAAGCAGTTAAGGTAGTTAAAAAGCAGCTAAAAAGAAAGTAGTCTGGGCAGCACATAGGAGGAAGATATGGGCGTCTGGGAGAATTTAAAGATGGCGAAGAGGTCTTCTACGGATCGTTTGATCGGCGGCGTGTGCGGAGGATTGGGTGAAGCGACACCAATCCCATCCTGGATGTGGAGAGCCGGGTTTTTATTCTCTATGCTGGCTTTCGGTGCTGGATTATTGCTGTATGTGGTGTTGTGGATCTGTATGCCCGGGGACAAGAAGTAATTTAACTTCTGTCCAAGTAGATAGCCCTTCAATGAAAATGTTAAGCTTATCGCAAGGAAATATAATCCAATGTCTTTTGATATCGATAAAATATTTTTTGAGCGGGCTTTTGAATGTCCGCATGATTTCATGTGTGAGGATTCCGAAGATCCCTGCCTCTGTGTTATTGATAAACCTCGTTCCGGTTTTCTTCATATTGCCCGAAGAACGCTGGAGGAATGCCCATATATGAAAACAATGGGTGACGGCCTCATTTGTACCTGTCCTGTAAGAGTTGAAATTTATCGAGTCTATCATAAATAAAAGATACTTCTCAGCCTTTTTTATTATCCAATTATAATTCTCAATACCGCCCCGGCATTTTCTTCTTGTATTTTTTGTAGAAATTTCATACTGTTTACTTATAGGAGCAACAATGCGTTATCCGATAAGTGAAGAAACAGTCAGGAAAACAAAAAAATGTGACCATGATTTTGCTTGTTTAGACGGTAATTTTGAAAACTGTTCCTGCTCTATAGACCGTTATTTATTAGGGAACGGCATTTTTCTTAAGGAAAATGAGGCGCTTAAACAGCATTGCCCATACATCCTCTGTTATGGATCTTCTTTCAGCTGTCATTGCCCGACAAGGATCGAACTTCTTCAGAAACATAGAGTTTAGTTCTATAACATAACTTTCTAAGTCCTCTTGATACACACCCCTGCACCCCTCTTGATAGAGGGGAAAAAGATAATCAGTCAAAAAAAGAATTAAAACGATGAAGGGCGTATAATAGATAAGCAAAAAAGTTTTCATCAGTAAAAAATACATTCTAAAAGGATGGGTAGATGAAAAATCAAAGCTATATGGCAAAAAAGGTTCAGATGGATGAAAAGATGAAAGCAGTAGGCCTTGTTTCCAAATGTTTTCCTGATGTTTTGGATATTGTGATCCATATGACGTATGACCGGAAGACATCGAGTTCTTTTTCTCTTGAACGCACTCTTAATTTTTCTCAATCCAGTTATGCCTATTTTGATATAAACTGCATTATTAAGGATTGTGTTTATGGAAATCTTAACCTGACCCCATTGATCAGTTCTATGGTTAAAGAACATAAAAAGAACGGAACTGGCAGGGAAGTATTCAAGGTAAGTAAAGATTCATATATCTCAGGCGATGTCGGGATCTCCTATAAGATAAATATCAAGTACAATAATAAAGTTAAGCACTCATCACATTAGCTGTTCCGCAGTGAAATTTACATATTTAGTTTGACGGTTTCATTTAACTTTTTTAAATATTTTCTGGATTAAAAGGAGAGGCGACTATGGCGGTACGCGCGGGCATGTATGGTGCCAATAAGAGGAGAAAAGAACTGGATCGGAAGAAAAAGCAGGATGAGAAGAGACTGAAACGGAAGAGCAGCGTTAAAGATTCTCCCCAGGAAACTGAAGGAGCAGCCGCTATTAATATTGAATCAGAATCCTTAAAGGATCCATTAGATTAAGAATAAAAAAAAGACTCAATGACCGAATGTCATTGAGTCTTTTGCGGTGTTTAACTTGATGCGTATTGCTATGATGCCTTTTTCAAGTCTTTAAATACCTGCCATCCCTTAAGAAGGTCAACCGCACGCTGAAGCTGAATATCTTCAGCTTTTTCATCTTTAACAACTGCTTCAGGAGCGTCTTCTTCGGTAATGACTGGATTGTCTGCTGCTTCATCTTTCTTCACTTCTTTGTCTTTAGTTTTTATTAAATCGTTTTCAAGGTGCCTTGCAAGGTCCTTTTCTCTTACAATAGGGTGGGTACCTGATCCGTTCTCAGACTTTACTGCGATATCAGGCTCAATACCTGTGGTCTGGATCGACCTGTCCTTGGGTGTGTAATAACGAGCGGTTGTCAGCCTAAGGCCTGAACCGTCACTTAGTTCCATAACAGTCTGCACTGAACCCTTTCCGAATGTCTTGGTACCCAGGATTACGGCACGTCCCCAGTCTTGCAGAGCGCCTGCAACTATCTCGGAAGCGCTGGCGCTTCCTTCGTTAACGAGTACTATCATTGGATAGTCATAAGGTTTATTGCCGTTTTTAGTTTTGTATTCAGTCTTTTCTCCGACCCTTCCCTTAATATAGACGACAAGCTTGTTTGCCGGGAGGAACTTGCTTGATACATCAACTGCGCTGTTAAGAAGTCCGCCGGGGTTATTTCTCAGGTCAAGAACAAGCCCGGTGATGCCTTTAGTCTTGGATATTTCCACTAAAGCAGTCTCAAGGTCAGCAGCTGACTGCTCCTGAAACTGCATGAGCCTTACATATCCTATTTCATTATCTATTATTTTATGCTTCACGCTCTTTGTCTTTATTATGTCTCTTATGATGGTGAAATCTATCGGTTTATCAAGGCCGGCTCTGACTATTGTAATAGTTACAGAGGTGCCTTTCTCTCCCCTGAGCTTATTAACTGCTTCCATAAGTGTCAGGTCTTTTGTAGTCTCATTATTTATCTTTATAATAAAGTCGCCTGCCTTGACTCCTGCGACAAAGGCCGGGGTGTCCTCAATAGGTGCTATAACGGTAAGCATATTGTCTTTCATGCCGATCTGTATGCCGAGCCCTCCGAACTCTCCCTTGGTCTCTATCTGCATCTCATGATAGGAATCAGGGGTCATGAAGGATGAGTGCGGGTCAAGGGAACTCAGCATTCCTCTTATAGCGCCGTATACCAGTTCCTTGTCATCTACTTCTTCAACATAATTCTGTTTTACAAGCGACAGCACCTCTACAAAGGTCTTGATCCTTTTATATGCTTCCCCCTCATAAGCGCTCACAGTTTCAACAGCCCCCCATTTGCTCAGCACAAGAGGCGTCATCATTAGAAGAAGTATAAGTGCCCACCAGAAATAAGATTTATTTTTCAGCATTTCCCCTCATAATTACATTAAATGATTTTATTTTTTTGAAGTCTTATCAATTCGGTTTTTCATCAGCCAATTAACTGGGTCAACAGGCTTTCCTTTATCTCTAATCTCAAAATAAAGAGTGGGAATTCCCAGTGACTTTGACATGCCTGCTTTACCAATGACTGAACCCTTTTTTATTATAGCACCTGTTTCATGAAAAATCTCTGACAGCTGCCCGTAGAGAGAGTGATATCCTCCGCCGTGATCAATAATTACCAGCAGCCCATACCCCTTGAACTTGTCAGCGAATACTATCTTGCCGCCCATTATCGCCTCTACCGGACTCCCCAGGCTTGTCTTGATCTCCACCCCGTTCTTATAAACAGGGATCTTAAGCTCAGGGTCGATGTATTTGCCAAAAGGAAGAACAATACTGCCGTTTACAGGCCACGGGAGTCTGCCTTTCATGGAGCTGAAGCCTTTATCTACAGAAGGCTTTGAACTTCCCATTCTTGAAATTCTCTTCATCATTGCTCGCAGCCTCTTTGATGCCTTTGTCAGCTCCTCAAGCTCTTTTTCGTAATTGCTGCGCCTCTCTTTCACTGATGTGAGCAGGCTGTTTTTTTTGCGTTTCTGCGCCTCTAATTCTTTCGTCTTTTTACTAAGAATCTTCCTGTCTGACTCAAGGCTGTTCTTAAGGGTCTCAAGCTCCTGTTTGTTAACGTCAAGCTTAACAAGGCCGGCTCTGATATCTTCGATCAATCTTCGGTCGTACCCGGCAATATATTCCAGATATTTTCTTTTTCTTCCAAAGTCCTGATAGTCTGCCGCAGATACAAAAAACAATGCTATTTCATTTTGCCTGAACTTATATATTGTTCTAAGGCGTTCATAAAGATACTCCTTCCTCTTTGCCAGGCCGGCCTGCAGTGAACCGGTGCTTTGATTAACAGAATCTATATTGGCTGATTTTTCAGATATCATCTGATTGTATTTACGGATATCATCGGCATTCTTTTTTATTGAGAAGCCTATCGTCTTGAGATTTGTGGCCAATGACTTTTCTTCCGCTTTGGTCTTTTTAACCTTTTCTTTTCTTTCTTCAATTTTTTTGCTGATATCGGTAAGTTCTTTTTCAGGGGCTGCTGCATGAAGAAGTGAAAAACAGAAGGCCAACAGTGAGATAGAAACTATAAGAAGGAATGTCTTTGCTTCTCTTATTCCCATTTGTCAGTATTTAATCTTTTCGACCGCAATGAAACTGCCTGTAAGGCTTAGCAATGCACCGGCAATGGGGCCAAACAATAACATATCTAAAGGCAGATGGAAGAGGGATGCCCCTATTTCCGGCAAAAGTTCAATTAATTTTGAGGTAATTAAAGGATAGGAAAACAAGATGACAGATGAGCAGACAGCGCCTCCGAGCGCTCCTATGACAATGCCTTCGATCAGAAACGTCAGCCTTATAGACCCTCTTGTTGCGCCAAGCGTCTTCAGGTTATTGACCTCTTCCTCTCTTCTGGAAAAGAGTATCTTTATTGTACTGAATGATATAAAGATGACCGCGGTCAATAATGCTGAGCCGATTATCAATGCAAATGCCCTTAATGCCCTGGTGATCCTGATAAAGGATGTGAGCCATTTTTCTCCTGACTGAACATCATCCACGCCGGGGATTTGAAGTATTGCAGCTGCTTTTCGTTTAACAAAGGCAGGGTTTAACGCCATACGTTTCAGTTTAAGCTCAAAAGAGGAGGGCAGCGGATTGCTGTCAACAGATTCAAGGAGTGAGTTGTCCGTGCCCAGGGCCTTCTGCAGCTCTGCTAAGGCATCTTCCTTTGATATATACTTTACACTTGATATGTCGCTGTCTTGCCGGAACAATGTTTTGATCGCCTCTTCTTCATCTTTGCCGATGCCTTCATCCATATAGACAATAATGCGGAAATCATTAAACCATTTGTTGATAAATGATTCGATGTTGGCTGTTAATATAAGGAATGCGGCGAGTATCAGCATAACCGTGCTTATTGAGAGAGCGGCAAGGAGGTTTATCCACTTTTCACGCCAGAGATTCTGAAGAGCGGTATCATATGGATTCAGCAGCGTCCTCATACAGTTATAGTGAATGATATATCAGTGAGTACAGCTTCTTTGCCGAAATATTTTGAAACGTTCGAGAAACGGATCATTATCCCAGATACGTCTTTACTGTTTCGACGATCTTTTCAACTGTAAGGCCATGGTACGT includes these proteins:
- a CDS encoding S41 family peptidase encodes the protein MLKNKSYFWWALILLLMMTPLVLSKWGAVETVSAYEGEAYKRIKTFVEVLSLVKQNYVEEVDDKELVYGAIRGMLSSLDPHSSFMTPDSYHEMQIETKGEFGGLGIQIGMKDNMLTVIAPIEDTPAFVAGVKAGDFIIKINNETTKDLTLMEAVNKLRGEKGTSVTITIVRAGLDKPIDFTIIRDIIKTKSVKHKIIDNEIGYVRLMQFQEQSAADLETALVEISKTKGITGLVLDLRNNPGGLLNSAVDVSSKFLPANKLVVYIKGRVGEKTEYKTKNGNKPYDYPMIVLVNEGSASASEIVAGALQDWGRAVILGTKTFGKGSVQTVMELSDGSGLRLTTARYYTPKDRSIQTTGIEPDIAVKSENGSGTHPIVREKDLARHLENDLIKTKDKEVKKDEAADNPVITEEDAPEAVVKDEKAEDIQLQRAVDLLKGWQVFKDLKKAS
- a CDS encoding peptidoglycan DD-metalloendopeptidase family protein; translation: MGIREAKTFLLIVSISLLAFCFSLLHAAAPEKELTDISKKIEERKEKVKKTKAEEKSLATNLKTIGFSIKKNADDIRKYNQMISEKSANIDSVNQSTGSLQAGLAKRKEYLYERLRTIYKFRQNEIALFFVSAADYQDFGRKRKYLEYIAGYDRRLIEDIRAGLVKLDVNKQELETLKNSLESDRKILSKKTKELEAQKRKKNSLLTSVKERRSNYEKELEELTKASKRLRAMMKRISRMGSSKPSVDKGFSSMKGRLPWPVNGSIVLPFGKYIDPELKIPVYKNGVEIKTSLGSPVEAIMGGKIVFADKFKGYGLLVIIDHGGGYHSLYGQLSEIFHETGAIIKKGSVIGKAGMSKSLGIPTLYFEIRDKGKPVDPVNWLMKNRIDKTSKK
- a CDS encoding permease-like cell division protein FtsX, whose amino-acid sequence is MRTLLNPYDTALQNLWREKWINLLAALSISTVMLILAAFLILTANIESFINKWFNDFRIIVYMDEGIGKDEEEAIKTLFRQDSDISSVKYISKEDALAELQKALGTDNSLLESVDSNPLPSSFELKLKRMALNPAFVKRKAAAILQIPGVDDVQSGEKWLTSFIRITRALRAFALIIGSALLTAVIFISFSTIKILFSRREEEVNNLKTLGATRGSIRLTFLIEGIVIGALGGAVCSSVILFSYPLITSKLIELLPEIGASLFHLPLDMLLFGPIAGALLSLTGSFIAVEKIKY